Proteins encoded within one genomic window of Nitrospirota bacterium:
- a CDS encoding zinc dependent phospholipase C family protein, with protein sequence MPATFTHCLIAQGATDLIRKQHPYSGKIAMYNQFARIGAAGPDYPYLTDIINGMLGGHNWANRMHYENTSKIIELGADKLLKMNKDDNNFAICLSWLCGYVSHVIVDSFLHPVVNSVVGGIYLFTHENHRHCEMIWDVHIFKNRTGDEIRDANPRNGFGYLNTLEDCSDPNDPNHLHPAISQFWTELLQEAHPNATAYFDSIDPDTWHENYLKRVNFITDPNPIFRHVWGFKDFEYKYSSEISEEDTDKYIKNVKLPDGRTVTFDTVFDETLRMVADIWIKLFKTIDAATTKSMGEYLKDWNLDTGVNEDKIDLWSKGGSN encoded by the coding sequence ATGCCAGCAACATTTACACATTGTTTAATAGCCCAGGGAGCAACTGATTTAATCAGGAAACAGCATCCTTATTCCGGCAAGATTGCGATGTACAACCAGTTTGCAAGAATAGGAGCTGCAGGTCCCGATTACCCTTACCTTACAGATATTATTAATGGGATGTTGGGAGGACACAATTGGGCAAACAGGATGCATTATGAGAACACAAGCAAAATTATTGAGTTGGGGGCTGACAAGCTTTTAAAAATGAACAAGGATGATAATAACTTTGCTATTTGCCTGTCCTGGTTATGCGGATATGTCAGCCATGTTATTGTAGACTCGTTTCTTCATCCTGTGGTCAACTCCGTTGTCGGAGGGATTTATCTGTTTACTCATGAAAACCACAGGCATTGTGAAATGATCTGGGATGTCCATATATTCAAAAATAGAACAGGTGATGAAATCCGGGATGCCAATCCAAGAAACGGGTTTGGATACCTGAACACTCTTGAAGATTGCTCTGACCCAAATGACCCCAATCATCTTCACCCTGCCATTAGTCAGTTCTGGACAGAGCTTTTACAGGAAGCACATCCCAATGCGACGGCTTATTTTGATAGCATTGACCCTGATACATGGCATGAGAATTATTTGAAGCGTGTCAATTTTATAACCGATCCAAATCCTATATTCAGGCATGTATGGGGTTTTAAAGACTTTGAATATAAGTATTCTTCGGAAATTTCAGAAGAAGACACTGATAAGTACATAAAAAACGTGAAACTGCCAGATGGCAGAACCGTTACTTTTGATACCGTGTTTGATGAAACTCTGCGTATGGTTGCTGATATATGGATAAAGCTTTTTAAAACCATTGATGCCGCTACAACAAAGAGTATGGGGGAATACCTCAAGGACTGGAATCTCGACACAGGTGTGAATGAGGACAAAATTGACCTTTGGTCTAAAGGAGGATCAAATTGA